Genomic window (Oryza sativa Japonica Group chromosome 3, ASM3414082v1):
CCTGTGAACTACGATGTGTATGCTTTAAAGCGGTAAACACCAAAAGGTCAAAACAGTTCTCTCTACGACAATTGATTGTCTTTTACACCATCATATGGGTAGCATAATTTGTAACAGATGCTTCATTGTATATAAACAATATTTGCATAAACTAGAGAACACCTGAATGTCTGCCATTGGCATGAAGATTCACTGTATTTTCAACTTTTCACATTACAGGTCAGACATTATTACTATCGTCTTGTTCGACGCATGAAGAAACTTCTCGGTCCTGAGTTCTCGCTCGATGCAAAAAATTCCAAGGACACCATTGCTGCTATGCTCTGCTGGTAATTAAATGAATCCCTACGTGCAAATCAATCTGATTAGGTGTGCTTTAAGCTTCTTGttctattaatttatatatatagcatgATTGCAAAAGGTAGTATTTGATCTCACAATATCGCTGAGGTATCTTTGCGATATATATTCTTTTCCTAGTAGGCTAAGAACGCACATACCTTATCTTTTTAGTTTATAGAGGACGAggctataattttattttacctTATTACAGTTATGGGTCACTGCTGTAATACCTAGAGTGCTAGAACTATTGGGCCTTCGTGCTGATATTGTGTATACACCTTATCATGTTTGGTGCCTATATTTTAAAACTGTCAGAACTGTTCAATCAAAATGGTTTCTGagctttggaaaaaaaatcatatttctgAGTTCAGAATATGATTCTGAACAAAGAAAAAGTCTTTTGATGACAAAAATTGCACAACTGAGAATGTACTTTTACGATTAGGAGTGCTTGGATCAGCAGGGAGggcttttaatattttttattctgatgCAGAATGCCCTCTTGTCTATGTGCAAGATGGGAGAGAATACCGTTTGTTGCTTATTGTCATTGCTTTTGATTTGATCCTATGATGCTTCCTTTTACACTGCATGGAAAACTCTCAGATACTAACTTGGTTTTATGCAGGTGGTCTCTGCTTGAAAAATTTAGCTGCAGTGCATCAAAACTGCATCTGAAGCCTCGGAGATTCAAAACTTTCGTAGAAGCATTGGTTTGTTACAGCACTTGTTATTCTCCCAGCTTTTCATAATTGTAGgaactgttctttttttttatttagttttttttctcatgtgATATATCCAACTTTATAGGGAAATCAACTACTAAAGGATAGAAATAAAACCAGAAAAAAGTGTCCACGTGGGGATGTGTGCCTGTCCTCTTCATCTTCGGCTGTCAACAGGACTCCTGGAAATGAATCTTTCTCAGTAAAACTCTTGGCTGTGGATGTCTCCAATGGTAGCAAAGTAGGATCTTCTAAAGGGTCATTTTTCAAAAAGGTCACAGAACCAAATTGCAGTAACAAGTCAGGTGCAACTAAAGGGGACCTCTCCGCCACAAGAACTGTGAAACAGAAAAGAAGAGCAGGTTACAATGccatttttcttttggtttgaTATGGTTTAGCTTACTCATATTTTGTCTTATGCAATATGCAGTTTGTATGTTTTAGCAGCTAAGCCTtgacaataaaatatattatatgaaGACCATATAGTGTTGAGCTTTCCTCACATTAGTTTTGAGAGCAGCTGACCTGTGTTTTAGGTGGTGTTGTTGCATCTGCTGCATATAAAAAATGGGAGAGAGCTGCCATGGCTGGTGTTTCTTTGGTTGCTGATGCAGCTGAAGAGCTTGAGCGCAACACAGTGAACGCTGATGCAAGAATGTTATCTCCATCATCAAGCAATGCCTGCACAGTTGATGGTACTATTTCATACCATTGCTTTGTACTTCCTATATTTACTACACTATGTTTCTATGCTTTCTTGACTATAAATGGCTGGGTCTTGATGTTTTATTCTACATTGGCAGGTCTTGGCACAAATCATATAAAGGAAGCAGATCAACAAGCACCTGCAAAGCTAAAGTTGCAGCTATTTCCAATAAATGAAGCTACACGAAAGGCATTAGAGAAGGTAAATATGTCTCTTTGTTGCTAGCAAACTGCAATATGAAATTATGAATCACAGTGCTATAGGTTAACTATTGGCTCAAACACTCAGATCCCTGTGGTTGATAAAATTTCTTCTGATAAATGGAATCAAACGGAACGTGGAGCACAAATAACCTGATTAGGGCTTTTGCGTTATGAATTTTCTATCGTGTCTGATATATTCTGTTCAGTTTTCATATGTTAGCAGTTTGGACATGATATGACAGTCCTGTCTCTTTTTGACAGGATGAACATAATCCACATCTGGAACTCACATTAAGTGCtaggaaaaaaatatcatcaGTACTAGAACATTTGAACCGCAAGTGGGGCAACTCAAACATTGCATCTGGAGAGCTTTTGCTTTTTCCATATTGTGCTCATCAAGAAGATTTAGCTACATATCAGAGGTGGACCACAAAAGATACTGTCGCAGTGGCTGACGTTTTCCTTTCTGTGAATAGCCCATCTGTTTTTCGATTAAGGTACGGATTTTCAGTGTAGTAAACGAACTATAATATTGTAATACATGGGGCAATAATAACAAATACTAACTGTTGTTCCAACTTTTTGTCAATAAGGTATGGTTGGTTTTCCCTTGCTGAGCTTGAAGCAGGCGTAAGTGAAATATCTTTGACTCATTTTGAGAATTGCTTGATACCTGAAGACATCCATGCCAAATCTCCCTTAGAGGCTTGTGTGCAAAAGGATGGTAATTCGCTCAGTAGTTGTGCTCCTGAGCAACACCCTTGTGGTTCGAAAGATCAGTCAGCATTATTGTTTGCTATGCCATCTAGTACAGGCAAGAGTGCTCAGGTGCCAGAGCAGTGCATTGATGTTCTCCCCTCACAGTTTGGCAGGCAGAATCAAGACCAAGTTACCACGAACCAAGTTTTTGAGGTACTACAGTTTTGTGCATACTTTTGTCAAGTGAACATTCCAGTGATAATCGTGTATCTTCTAATTGTTTCTGTACTTCAGGTTGATCAAGGGATGGATTGTGCTGCAGTATCTGAAGGAGAGTGGGCAGATACCCTTACTGATATCAGTGTTGGATACTTACTGACAGAAGCTTCCAGAGGTGCTAATACTGATTGTCCAGGGACATCTGTTGTCAAAAACACACTGTTGCTTGAGAATCCCTGCAGCTATGATTCATTTGATGCTGCTGTTGCTCTTCATGCTTCTCGTTATAAATCAGCAGAGCAGCCAGCCCTTGCATCCCATTCAACCATCTGGGGTGCTGAAGAAACCTGTGACGCATTCAGTTTTAACCTACCAGCATCTAGGAAGCGAGAAGGTTCAAATAATTCAGCTAGCAGCTCTCCCGATAGTGACAGTGATGTTCATCCTTCAAACTCAGAAGGGTTTCAATGTTTTCTTCAGGTTTGTTCCATTTATTGATCCAACCTAGAAtaataaacatttttttatacataGTATTGTTAATTTATGACTTATTTGGTGTTGCAGGACTTAGCTGGAGCGGCGGTTGCTCATAATCCTTGTATTGACGATGCCAAAGATGTAGAGTCACTTTGTGCTGAATCGCCACCTCGAAGTGACCACGATTCTGCTCCGAAGGATCAATCTCTAGCTGACTTATACTGGGTACTATACAAATGTCCTATCCATACCTGTTTTCTTTTCATGGTGTAATGCTCATAACTAAACAATCTTCTCTCCTGACAGCCTGATTCACTTGGACCATTGGACTTGGACATACCGTCCGCGACATACCATGCTGATGACTTACTCCTAGGGGACAGCCAGAATAGTTGGAACCGCATGATGGCGAATAGCCTGGATGCATTTCGAAACCTGTCGTTCTTCACGGCAGATAAGAATGACTCGATACCATCCATCATGTAGAGCTCTGAATACTGGTGCTTCCTTCATGCGCTTGCGTGGTGAAATTGCTACGTTGGCTACGAAGGTTTACCGCCAACGATGCTGTGCATCTCGCTGAAGAGGCTTTATATTGTCCAAGTGAGCTGTTTGTGGCTAGATCCAACAGCTGCGGACTTGCTGTGCGTTTGCAGTCAAGAGGGACGCATGTTGTTGTAAAGTAGTAACATAAGAGCTGTTCGTGCTAACATGTATGTCGTGTAAATTGTGGTGttcctgtaaaaaaaaaaagctcacaCAATCGCTTGGTTACAATAAAGCTTCTCCTGCCGTGTACCAGATCAATTGCCCAATGCTTCATGGCCGCAATAGTTGTGTTATCTATTGCCATTGCATAGCATATTTCATATTTGTCCAATGccaatttttcatatataaagttcatCATCACTTAGTGGAGTTAATGTTaatcctctcttctctcatgaaaTCATATCATCTGAATTGTTTTTAGCTTTTGGATGATTCATTAAGGGTGTAAATTGCATCTATTCTCGACTAAAAACACCATTCAACCTAATCATAACATTTGGATAATTGATAAAGATACAAGAATATATAGACACGTGAAAGAGTATataaacacatgaaaaaaagttatatagtaGGTAAGTAAGAACATTTTAAAACTCATACCTACCATATTATCACATAATTCTCCCATAGCAACAACAGGATACCATCTAGCTTTATATAATTTTCACTCCCCACGAAAATCCCGCAAATTCCTTCATTTGAGAGGAAGTGGAATTTTTTTcgaaatttttttatggaaattaaattgtgaaatatgCTCATGGCTTCTTTGGAATACACGAATTTTCTTTGTTTATTAACATTCTTTTTGTTAGAAACAAGTTTAGCAGAAATTAGTTAAATTTCCAtgaattttctcaaaaaaaaaacttagtagtAATATATTCCAAAGAGGCCTTATGATTCGAGGGGCCCTCAAGTGCAAGCCCATCTCCGAGCCTAGCCgccaggggggggggggggggggggtgaaaaCGAAATGCacagaaaaggggaaaaaagaggaagaatCTCGAAGGCAATCGCAGCCGTCCAATCCACCCGCCCAACGGGCTATATGAGGAGACGCTCGCGATAAACCCTAGCTCCACGCAGACACGAAAGCCCTAGCGACACGCGAGCTCCCCCaatcctccgccgcggcggccgcctcctcctcctcctcctcgcgcgagCTCCTCCAAGCCGAGCCAACCCACCTCGCGAAAATGGTAAGCGACGCCTCTCTCCTCGCCCCCGATTCCTCCCTCCCTCGCTTGCTCTCGCCGACGCTGCTCGATTCGAGCCTGACCGCCCGCctgttcgttcgctcgttctggTTGCTGTGCAGAGCCAGGAGGTCGTGAACCCTAAGGCCTACCCGCTGGCGGACGCGCAGCTGACGATGACCATCCTCGACCTCGTCCAGCAGGCCTCCAATTACAAGCAGCTCAAGAAGGGGGCCAACGAAGGTTTAATCCCCAGACAAAAATTGtccctcttgttttttttttgtttggctcCAGcggtttgattttctttttgggtGTGCCTATGCGCAGCGACGAAGACCCTGAACAGGGGTATATCAGAGTTCGTGGTGATGGCGGCCGACACGGAGCCGCTCGAGATCCTTCTCCACCTCCCCCTGCTCGCGGAGGATAAGGTagtatttttttccttaacTTTTTTTTGTCCTTGCTATGTATATCATCTCTGCTTCCTATAGTTAGCGTTCTTATTAAAATTTTGTACCTTAAGACTTGGTATCTGGAGTAATCGAGTTGTTTGACTAGTTGTTATTTGCTAGAGCTGTCAAGCTTTGTTCGTGTGGTATTGTGGACTATCGATATTGGTCCACCGTCATGTTTTCTGGACTGTTTCATTGATAGAATTAAGTGTTTGATTGTGCTCTTAGTGTTAACCACCCTCTTCTGGTGGTTCGTGCTACAAATTCCAATATTTGCTCATTAGCAGAATACATCTTGGATGATGTTTTGAGTCCTTGGCTGCTAGTGACCTTGCTTTGCACACTGAATTGTTTTTGTGGTCTTTATTCTTGTTGGACACAAGTGATATACTGCTTGTTATTTGGTCATGAACACAGATAACTCCCAACTGTTCTTTTTGGTCATGAACACAAATAAACTGCTCCAACTCTTCTTTTTTGATTGGCTCCGTTTCTTCTTGCTGCCCGAAACATTACAATTATGAATTCATTGATTGTTGTAGACTGATAGATTCTAGTACTCATATTTTACTGTTTTTCAATGTTATGCTTAATTGTGCAGTGAGTAGTGAACAAATgccacaacattttttttcagtcTGTGATATAGCTGTCATCTTCTGCATATTTCTCCTCTTGACCATGcttttctcatttatttttGTTGTCCTGAAATGGAGAGGAAAAAATAactcacttgttttttttttaattttgacagAACGTTCCATATGTTTTTGTCCCTTCGAAGCAAGCCCTTGGCCGCGCATGTGGCGTTACTAGACCTGTCATTGCTTGTTCAGTGACCAGCAACGAGGGCAGTCAGCTGAAGACACCGATACAGAATCTCAAGGTAACCATACCTTTGGATCATCTAGTACTTTGCTGGAAAACTGTGAGACTGTTATCTCTATTTTAGCAGTTTAACTGAATTTCGTCATAAATTTCAGGATGCTATCGAGAAGCTCCTCATTTGATTTACCAAGACCTTTCAGTGTGATGGGCCTCAGAGCGACACAGTTTTTCAGAGGCTTGGACTGGTGATGGTGTCTTATTTGCTAGAATTTTGTGTTTTTCAACTATGTCTGCGAGAACATTAAACCTATACATGCGATGTGCCATGTGTCCTATCTTTGTGACTGTTGTGTAATCCTTAAGATACATCTGTAGCATGGCAGTTCAGTTTTCTCCCTAGTCACTCCAAGCACTATTGTAATGACTAATGATTTATGGATGTTTGCTTGTGACACACTTGCGAAAAATTGGTCTTATCATCAGCTGGAGTTCATGGGCAGGTGTCCTTTGGAATGGATGAATTTTGCAGATTTTGTGGGAATTGAGTTAATTCCTTTGAACTTCCTGCCTTCCAAAGGATCCtaagccgtgtttagttccgTTTCTAAAATTTAGATTTCGCTTGTAAActgtgagataaatttattaagcttaattaatctgtcactagtaaatgtttactgtagcaacacattatcaaatcatgaaacaattaggctcaaaagattcgtttcgcaatttacatgtaaattgtgcaattaattttttttccacatttaatgctctatgtatATATCTAAACATTTGATTGATGT
Coding sequences:
- the LOC4332209 gene encoding uncharacterized protein, yielding MSQEVVNPKAYPLADAQLTMTILDLVQQASNYKQLKKGANEATKTLNRGISEFVVMAADTEPLEILLHLPLLAEDKNVPYVFVPSKQALGRACGVTRPVIACSVTSNEGSQLKTPIQNLKDAIEKLLI
- the LOC4332208 gene encoding TSL-kinase interacting protein 1, with translation MSLVRSAPARQWAAWTRQEEQNFFNALRQVGKNFEKITLRVQSKSKDQVRHYYYRLVRRMKKLLGPEFSLDAKNSKDTIAAMLCWWSLLEKFSCSASKLHLKPRRFKTFVEALGNQLLKDRNKTRKKCPRGDVCLSSSSSAVNRTPGNESFSVKLLAVDVSNGSKVGSSKGSFFKKVTEPNCSNKSGATKGDLSATRTVKQKRRAGGVVASAAYKKWERAAMAGVSLVADAAEELERNTVNADARMLSPSSSNACTVDGLGTNHIKEADQQAPAKLKLQLFPINEATRKALEKDEHNPHLELTLSARKKISSVLEHLNRKWGNSNIASGELLLFPYCAHQEDLATYQRWTTKDTVAVADVFLSVNSPSVFRLRYGWFSLAELEAGVSEISLTHFENCLIPEDIHAKSPLEACVQKDGNSLSSCAPEQHPCGSKDQSALLFAMPSSTGKSAQVPEQCIDVLPSQFGRQNQDQVTTNQVFEVDQGMDCAAVSEGEWADTLTDISVGYLLTEASRGANTDCPGTSVVKNTLLLENPCSYDSFDAAVALHASRYKSAEQPALASHSTIWGAEETCDAFSFNLPASRKREGSNNSASSSPDSDSDVHPSNSEGFQCFLQDLAGAAVAHNPCIDDAKDVESLCAESPPRSDHDSAPKDQSLADLYWPDSLGPLDLDIPSATYHADDLLLGDSQNSWNRMMANSLDAFRNLSFFTADKNDSIPSIM